One Danio rerio strain Tuebingen ecotype United States chromosome 22, GRCz12tu, whole genome shotgun sequence genomic window carries:
- the LOC108181166 gene encoding uncharacterized protein isoform X3, whose amino-acid sequence MSSDLQMKSTSEDEHQTIRKKRNLQRQSLLKDSEKMSDPEPCRIKEEETEKLIDVMVKTEDLSEDEEKHHVKVEEETQSEIKHSISVKTTTVKSCTCTQCGKSFRHKCDLIRHMRIHTGEKPYECSHCHKRFSNPTHLKTHERVHTGERPYHCADCGTSFKDSSALQRHRKRYHCLMVEEESEDQKRFTCAHCGKSFRCKYYLKQHMKIHTGEKPHKCDQCSKTFLKASALKIHLRIHTNERPYSCSECSWSFTHQNFLREHQKIHTGVRKFACDKCEMTFIRAGQLKIHQRVHTGEKPYKCSHCIKRFCHLQNLKAHEMMHTRQKP is encoded by the exons ATGTCTTCAGATCTACAAATGAAG TCTACAAGTGAAGACGAGCATCAGACCATCAGGAAGAAGAGAAATCtgcaaagacagagtttattgaaggacagtgagaagatgagtgatccagaaccctgcagaattaaagaGGAGGAGACTGAAaaactaatag aTGTGATGGTGAAGACTGAAGATctgagtgaagatgaggagaaacatcatgtcaaagTTGAAGAAGAAACTCAATCAGAGATTAAACATAGTATTTCAGTGAAAACAACAACTGTAAAAAGTTGCACCTGCacacagtgtggaaagagtttccgACATAAATGTGATCTCATTcgccacatgaggatccacactggagagaaaccttatgAGTGTTCACACTGCCACAAGAGATTCAGTAATCCAACACACCTGAAAACACACGAGagggttcacactggagagagaccgtaTCACTGCGCTGATTGTGGGACGAGTTTCAAAGATTCATCTGCTCTACAAAGGCACAGAAAAAGATACCACT GTCTGATGGTggaggaggagagtgaagatcAAAAACGTTTCACCTGCGCTcactgtggaaagagtttcaggtGTAAATACTATCTCAAGCAGCACAtgaagattcacactggagagaagccacacaaatgtgatcagtgcagcaaaacatttttgaaggCTTCAGCACTGAAGATCCATCTTAGAATTCATACAAACGAGAGGCCTTACTCGTGTTCAGAGTGTTCGTGGAGTTTTACGCATCAAAATTTCTTAAGAgaacatcagaagatccacactggtgtgagaaaGTTTGCGTGCGATAAGTGTGAGATGACTTTTATTAGAGCCGGACAGCTGAAAATACACCAGagggttcacactggagagaaaccgtataaGTGTTCACACTGCATCAAGAGATTCTGTCATTTACAAAACCTGAAGGCACATGAGATGATGCACACTAGACAGAAGCCATAG
- the LOC108181166 gene encoding uncharacterized protein isoform X4 codes for MSDPEPCRIKEEETEKLIDVMVKTEDLSEDEEKHHVKVEEETQSEIKHSISVKTTTVKSCTCTQCGKSFRHKCDLIRHMRIHTGEKPYECSHCHKRFSNPTHLKTHERVHTGERPYHCADCGTSFKDSSALQRHRKRYHCLMVEEESEDQKRFTCAHCGKSFRCKYYLKQHMKIHTGEKPHKCDQCSKTFLKASALKIHLRIHTNERPYSCSECSWSFTHQNFLREHQKIHTGVRKFACDKCEMTFIRAGQLKIHQRVHTGEKPYKCSHCIKRFCHLQNLKAHEMMHTRQKP; via the exons atgagtgatccagaaccctgcagaattaaagaGGAGGAGACTGAAaaactaatag aTGTGATGGTGAAGACTGAAGATctgagtgaagatgaggagaaacatcatgtcaaagTTGAAGAAGAAACTCAATCAGAGATTAAACATAGTATTTCAGTGAAAACAACAACTGTAAAAAGTTGCACCTGCacacagtgtggaaagagtttccgACATAAATGTGATCTCATTcgccacatgaggatccacactggagagaaaccttatgAGTGTTCACACTGCCACAAGAGATTCAGTAATCCAACACACCTGAAAACACACGAGagggttcacactggagagagaccgtaTCACTGCGCTGATTGTGGGACGAGTTTCAAAGATTCATCTGCTCTACAAAGGCACAGAAAAAGATACCACT GTCTGATGGTggaggaggagagtgaagatcAAAAACGTTTCACCTGCGCTcactgtggaaagagtttcaggtGTAAATACTATCTCAAGCAGCACAtgaagattcacactggagagaagccacacaaatgtgatcagtgcagcaaaacatttttgaaggCTTCAGCACTGAAGATCCATCTTAGAATTCATACAAACGAGAGGCCTTACTCGTGTTCAGAGTGTTCGTGGAGTTTTACGCATCAAAATTTCTTAAGAgaacatcagaagatccacactggtgtgagaaaGTTTGCGTGCGATAAGTGTGAGATGACTTTTATTAGAGCCGGACAGCTGAAAATACACCAGagggttcacactggagagaaaccgtataaGTGTTCACACTGCATCAAGAGATTCTGTCATTTACAAAACCTGAAGGCACATGAGATGATGCACACTAGACAGAAGCCATAG
- the LOC108179143 gene encoding uncharacterized protein: MSDPEPCRIKQEETEELIDVIVKEESEDEEKHQVKSEETTHTKTEHGISVKTEAEKCFICALCGKNFTCKYNLKRHMMIHTGEKPLKCSHCEKRFRHSGHLKAHERTHTGEKPYRCTDCGKSFKQLCVLRNHRNKGHDLIVKKVERVKTRKSDDKKVQRRVHTEVKPTSCSMCGKSFTQRAHLIQHQRIHTGERPYTCDRCGKSFNQSSALNQHMLTHTGEKTHKCDHCGKTFLRSTDLTRHLKIHTKEKPYSCSECGKSFSQQAELKYHQKKHTGEIEHVCFECGKTYDTALGLKKHQKIHSGEKPYKCSHCDRRFRVFYMLKAHERIHTGENTHILEYSHQSTSEDEHQTIRKKRNLQRQSLLKEKMSDPELCRIKEEETEEIIDVIVKEESEELSDDEEKHHVKSEEETQSETEDSFLAVNGFICSLCGKSFRRKCDLNRHMRIHTAERPHKCSHCNKGFNDAGYLKTHERIHTGERPYTCSLCGKSFTQSSSLNTHMLIHTGEKKHRCGHCGKTFLRYTGLKNHVIIHTNEKPYSCPECGKSFRHLSNLRDHEKIHTGVKAHVCLECGKSFITARQLKRHQTTHSF, translated from the exons atgagtgatccagaaccctgcagaattaaacaggaagagactgaagaactaatag ATGTGATtgtgaaggaggagagtgaagatgaggagaaacatcaggTCAAAAGCGAAGAAACAACTCACACAAAGACTGAACATGGCATTTCAGTGAAAACTGAAGCCGAAAAATGTTTCATCTGCGCTCTGTGTGGGAAGAATTTCACGTGCAAATACAATCTCAAGcgtcacatgatgatccacactggagagaaacctttgaagtgttcacactgcgagaaGAGATTCAGACATTCAGGACACCTGAAAGCACACGAGAggactcacaccggagagaaaccgtatcGCTGCACTgactgtgggaagagtttcaaacAATTATGTGTTCTACGAAATCACAGAAATAAAGGTCACG ACCTGATAGTGAAGAAAGTAGAAAGAGTGAAGACAAGAAAGAGTGACGACAAGAAGGTCCAACGTAGGGTTCATACAGAAGTGAAGCCAACTTCATGCTCtatgtgtggaaagagttttactcAGCGGGCGCATTTAATCCaacaccagaggattcacactggagagagaccgtacACATGTGATCGATGTGGGAAGAGCTTCAATCAATCATCagcccttaatcaacacatgctgacccacactggagagaaaacacacaaatgtgatcACTGCGGCAAAACGTTTTTGAGGTCTACAGATTTGACGAGACATCTTAAAATTCATACAAAGGAGAAGCCTTACTCGTgctctgagtgtggaaagagttttagtcaGCAGGCAGAATTAAAATACCATCAAAAGAAGCACACCGGCGAGATAGAGCATGTCTGTTTTGAGTGTGGGAAGACTTATGATACAGCTTTAGGCTTGAAAAAGCACCAGAAGATTCactctggagagaaaccgtacaagtgttcacactgcgacaggAGATTCAGAGTGTTCTATATGCTGAAagcacatgagaggattcacactggagagaacaCGCATAT ACTGGAATATTCCCATCAGTCTACAAGTGAAGACGAGCATCAGACCATCAGGAAGAAGAGAAATCtgcaaagacagagtttattAAAGGAGAAAATGAGTGATCCAGAGCTCTGCAGAATTAAagaggaagagactgaagaaataatag ATGTGATtgtgaaggaggagagtgaagaactgagtgacgatgaggagaaacatcatgtcaaaagtGAAGAAGAAACTCAATCCGAGACTGAAGATAGCTTTTTAGCCGTAAATGGTTTCATCTGCTCtctgtgtggaaagagtttcaggcGTAAATGCGATCTCAATcgccacatgaggatccacactgcaGAGAGACCccacaagtgttcacactgcaacaAGGGATTCAATGATGCAGGATACCTGAAAACACACGagaggatccacaccggagagagacCGTACACATGCAgtctgtgtgggaagagtttcacacaATCATCAAGCCTTAACACACACatgctgatccacactggagagaaaaaaCACAGATGTGGTCACTGCGgcaaaacatttttaaggtataccggTCTGAAGAACCATGTTATAATTCACACCAACGAGAAGCCTTATTCATGCCCTgagtgcgggaagagtttcagacatcTGTCAAATTTAAGAGACCAtgagaagatccacactggtgttaaAGCGCACGTGTGCTTAGAGTGTGGCAAGAGTTTTATTACAGCTCGACAATTGAAACGACACCAGACGACTCACTCCTTTTAA
- the LOC108181166 gene encoding uncharacterized protein isoform X2, whose translation MTSALTRSFSVESSELSSCFHLILMSSDLQMKSTSEDEHQTIRKKRNLQRQSLLKDSEKMSDPEPCRIKEEETEKLIDVMVKTEDLSEDEEKHHVKVEEETQSEIKHSISVKTTTVKSCTCTQCGKSFRHKCDLIRHMRIHTGEKPYECSHCHKRFSNPTHLKTHERVHTGERPYHCADCGTSFKDSSALQRHRKRYHCLMVEEESEDQKRFTCAHCGKSFRCKYYLKQHMKIHTGEKPHKCDQCSKTFLKASALKIHLRIHTNERPYSCSECSWSFTHQNFLREHQKIHTGVRKFACDKCEMTFIRAGQLKIHQRVHTGEKPYKCSHCIKRFCHLQNLKAHEMMHTRQKP comes from the exons ATGACGTCAGCGCTGACGCGTTCattcagcgtcgagtcttcagagctgag TTCCTGTTTTCACCTCATATTGATGTCTTCAGATCTACAAATGAAG TCTACAAGTGAAGACGAGCATCAGACCATCAGGAAGAAGAGAAATCtgcaaagacagagtttattgaaggacagtgagaagatgagtgatccagaaccctgcagaattaaagaGGAGGAGACTGAAaaactaatag aTGTGATGGTGAAGACTGAAGATctgagtgaagatgaggagaaacatcatgtcaaagTTGAAGAAGAAACTCAATCAGAGATTAAACATAGTATTTCAGTGAAAACAACAACTGTAAAAAGTTGCACCTGCacacagtgtggaaagagtttccgACATAAATGTGATCTCATTcgccacatgaggatccacactggagagaaaccttatgAGTGTTCACACTGCCACAAGAGATTCAGTAATCCAACACACCTGAAAACACACGAGagggttcacactggagagagaccgtaTCACTGCGCTGATTGTGGGACGAGTTTCAAAGATTCATCTGCTCTACAAAGGCACAGAAAAAGATACCACT GTCTGATGGTggaggaggagagtgaagatcAAAAACGTTTCACCTGCGCTcactgtggaaagagtttcaggtGTAAATACTATCTCAAGCAGCACAtgaagattcacactggagagaagccacacaaatgtgatcagtgcagcaaaacatttttgaaggCTTCAGCACTGAAGATCCATCTTAGAATTCATACAAACGAGAGGCCTTACTCGTGTTCAGAGTGTTCGTGGAGTTTTACGCATCAAAATTTCTTAAGAgaacatcagaagatccacactggtgtgagaaaGTTTGCGTGCGATAAGTGTGAGATGACTTTTATTAGAGCCGGACAGCTGAAAATACACCAGagggttcacactggagagaaaccgtataaGTGTTCACACTGCATCAAGAGATTCTGTCATTTACAAAACCTGAAGGCACATGAGATGATGCACACTAGACAGAAGCCATAG
- the LOC108181166 gene encoding uncharacterized protein isoform X1 has translation MTSALTRSFSVESSELSSSCFHLILMSSDLQMKSTSEDEHQTIRKKRNLQRQSLLKDSEKMSDPEPCRIKEEETEKLIDVMVKTEDLSEDEEKHHVKVEEETQSEIKHSISVKTTTVKSCTCTQCGKSFRHKCDLIRHMRIHTGEKPYECSHCHKRFSNPTHLKTHERVHTGERPYHCADCGTSFKDSSALQRHRKRYHCLMVEEESEDQKRFTCAHCGKSFRCKYYLKQHMKIHTGEKPHKCDQCSKTFLKASALKIHLRIHTNERPYSCSECSWSFTHQNFLREHQKIHTGVRKFACDKCEMTFIRAGQLKIHQRVHTGEKPYKCSHCIKRFCHLQNLKAHEMMHTRQKP, from the exons ATGACGTCAGCGCTGACGCGTTCattcagcgtcgagtcttcagagctgag CAGTTCCTGTTTTCACCTCATATTGATGTCTTCAGATCTACAAATGAAG TCTACAAGTGAAGACGAGCATCAGACCATCAGGAAGAAGAGAAATCtgcaaagacagagtttattgaaggacagtgagaagatgagtgatccagaaccctgcagaattaaagaGGAGGAGACTGAAaaactaatag aTGTGATGGTGAAGACTGAAGATctgagtgaagatgaggagaaacatcatgtcaaagTTGAAGAAGAAACTCAATCAGAGATTAAACATAGTATTTCAGTGAAAACAACAACTGTAAAAAGTTGCACCTGCacacagtgtggaaagagtttccgACATAAATGTGATCTCATTcgccacatgaggatccacactggagagaaaccttatgAGTGTTCACACTGCCACAAGAGATTCAGTAATCCAACACACCTGAAAACACACGAGagggttcacactggagagagaccgtaTCACTGCGCTGATTGTGGGACGAGTTTCAAAGATTCATCTGCTCTACAAAGGCACAGAAAAAGATACCACT GTCTGATGGTggaggaggagagtgaagatcAAAAACGTTTCACCTGCGCTcactgtggaaagagtttcaggtGTAAATACTATCTCAAGCAGCACAtgaagattcacactggagagaagccacacaaatgtgatcagtgcagcaaaacatttttgaaggCTTCAGCACTGAAGATCCATCTTAGAATTCATACAAACGAGAGGCCTTACTCGTGTTCAGAGTGTTCGTGGAGTTTTACGCATCAAAATTTCTTAAGAgaacatcagaagatccacactggtgtgagaaaGTTTGCGTGCGATAAGTGTGAGATGACTTTTATTAGAGCCGGACAGCTGAAAATACACCAGagggttcacactggagagaaaccgtataaGTGTTCACACTGCATCAAGAGATTCTGTCATTTACAAAACCTGAAGGCACATGAGATGATGCACACTAGACAGAAGCCATAG
- the LOC100007100 gene encoding uncharacterized protein — translation MSDPEPCRIKQEDTEELIDVLVKEESEELSEDEEKHHVKSEEETQSDTEHSILMERTAVNDFTCTLCGKSFGNNGDLNRHMRIHTGEKPYKCSHCHKSFRDAGYLKAHERIHTGEKPYRCTDCGKSYIQSTALRKHRKKYHDLMVKEESEVLSEDQKHHVKTEDEPQPKAEDSFLMKTTAVKGLTCAHCGKTFRCKYYLRHHMRIHTGEKANKCDQCSKTFLRPSDLKNHLRVHTNEKPYSCSECSWSFTQKQYLRDHQKIHTGVREHVCDKCEKTFIRAGQLKRHQSTHTREKPYKCSHCNKRYSHIQSLKTHEMMHTA, via the exons atgagtgatccagaaccctgcagaattaaacaggaagacactgaagaactaatag ATGTGCtggtgaaggaggagagtgaagaactgagtgaagatgaggagaaacatcatgtcaagaGTGAAGAAGAAACTCAATCAGACACTGAACATAGCATTTTAATGGAAAGAACAGCCGTAAATGATTTCACCTGCACtctgtgtggaaagagttttgggaATAATGGCGATCTCAATcgccacatgaggatccacacaggagagaaaccgtacaagtgttcacactgccaCAAGAGTTTCAGGGATGCAGGATACCTGAAAGCACAcgagaggatccacactggagagaaaccgtatcgCTGCACTGATTGTGGGAAGAGTTACATACAATCAACTGCTCTACGAAAGCACAGAAAAAAATATCACG ATCTGAtggtgaaggaggagagtgaagtGCTGAGTGAAGATcagaaacatcatgtcaaaactGAAGACGAACCTCAACCAAAGGCTGAAGATAGTTTTTTAATGAAAACCACAGCTGTAAAAGGTTTGACCTGCGCTCACTGTGGAAAGACTTTCAGGTGTAAATACTATCTCAGgcatcacatgaggatccacactggagagaaagcAAACAAGTGTGATcagtgcagcaaaacatttttgaggcCTTCAGATCTGAAGAACCATCTTAGAGTTCACACAAACGAGAAGCCGTACTCGTGTTCAGAGTGTTCGTGGAGTTTTACACAAAAGCAGTATTTAAGAGaccatcagaagatccacactggtgtgagagagcatgtgtgcgataagtgtgagaagacttttattagagCGGGACAACTGAAAAGACACCAGAGTACTCACACTAGAGAGAAGCCGTataagtgttcacactgcaacaAGAGATACAGTCATATACAAAGCCTGAAGACGCATGAGATGATGCACACTGCATAG